GCAGCACGAGACTCGTGCCGTTGCGGGAATGCAGGTCCGTGACGACGGCCGTTCCGCCCTCGAGGGCGATCCGCACGTGCGAACGGGAGATGTCCTGGTCCCCGCCGGTGACCGTGACGAGCCGCGGCAGCTGACCGGCGGGCACGCCCGACACGCTCGGCGAACGGCCGATCACGAGCGCCTGGTCGAGCACCTCGCGGGTGCCGTTCGGAAGCACCACCACGACGGAGGGGGGCGGAGGGGGCGGCGGTGCCGCGGCCGCGCGCGCTGCGCGATCACCGCGCCGTCGGCCGAGCGACGAGACGAGCACCGTGCTGCCGTCGTGGTCGCCCTCGTCGTCGGCGGACCCGGCGGGCGCGGCCGTCTCTTCGTCGGCGTCCTCCGCGGGTCGCACGGCGGCGTCCTGCACGGAGCGGTACATCGTCTCGCCGAACAGGTAGTCGTACCCGCCGTCGGCCGCCGACTCGGCCGGGGTCTCGACGGGCGCCGGGGGCGGAGGCGGCGGCGCCGGGATCTCGGCCGCCGGCGGCACGGTCACCTCGGTAATCGCGGTCGCCTCGGGAACGGCCGTCGCCTCCGGGATCGCCGTCGCCTCCGGGATCGCCGTCGCCTCGGGCAGCTCGACGACGGGCGCATCCACCACGGGCGCATCGACCACGGGCGGCGCCGCGATCGGCTGCGGCTGCGCGGGTGCCGGCGGCAGCGGCGCGGGCGACACGATCGCCTCCGCCGTCGCCCCCGTCGCGAACGCGGATGCCCGCACGACCCCCGCCTCGAGCGGCAGCTCGGCGGCGCCGGCGCCCGGCAGCGCCACGGCGATCACGCCCCCCGGCAGTCGACGCTCGATCCACGTCGTGGCCCCCGAGCCCGACACCTGCTCCGCGCCCACCCGCACCACGGCATCGCCGCGCACGATGACGTTCACGCCGCCGTCCGCCGCCTCGACGAAGGCGAACGAGGGAGTCGCGAACAGGCCGCCCGCCGCGAGGTTCTCGAGCACCCCGGAGGGGCCGCGCTCGTCACGCACCCGCACCCACAGCCGGTCGATGGCCTCGGCGCCGAGTGCGGCGTCGACGAAGAGTTGGCGCGCCGGGGTGATGAAGGCGAGCCAGCCGCTCGAAGCGGCTGCGTAGCGGTGGGTCACGGTCAAGCCCTCGGCATCGTGTCTTCGAGAAGACGGCGGTCGCGGTCGATGGTCTCTTCAGGATCGGGGGTCTCGCCGGTCAGCTCCGACTCCACGACGACGACCGTCACGTTGTCGCGGCCGCCCGCGGCGATCGCCGCGCCCACGAGGCGCTCCGCGAGGGTCGGCCCGTCCGGCTCCCGCGCGGCCTGCTGGTCGTGGAACACGATGATGCGGGCGATCTCGTCGTCGTCGAGCTCCTTGGTGAGCCCGTCGCTGCACAGCAGGAAGCTCTGACGCCCGCGGACCGGCAGCAGCCAGATGTCGGGCTCCACCTCGGCGTCCGCGCCGAGAGCGCGGGTCACCACGTTGCGCTGCGGGTGCGTGACGGCGTCGACGGGCAGGATGAGGCCCGCATCGATGAGCTCCTGGACGGCCGAGTGGTCGACGCTCTGCTGCTCCAGCTGGCGGCCGTCCCAGCTGTAGGTGCGCGAGTCGCCCACGTTGAACGCCATCCAGTGCGGGCCGGCGCCCTCGATGTCGACGAGGGCGACGCCCGTGAGCGTGGTACCCGAGAGCGCGTCGTCGCGCAACGCGGTCACCGCCGCGTTCGCCGCGCGGATCGCCTCCAGCACCGCGCGGGCCGTCGCCGGGCTCCCGGTCCGCGCCTCGGCGAACGCCGACACCGCGGCACGGCTCGCGAGATCGCCGTGGGCGTGCCCGCCCATGCCGTCCGCGACCACCCAGAACGGGGCCGCCGCGAGAAAGCTGTCCTCGTTGGCCGCGCGCACCGAGCCGACGTCGCTGTGACCGGCATGCCGCAGCTGCACGACGACATCGCCGATCGCGAACTCCTCGCGGCTCTCCACCGACACTCCCCCGTCCCTACGCGGTCTGAGCAAACCTAGCAACCTCCCGCGGGCGAGTTGTACCGCCCCGAACGGGGACTGCTCCCCATGCCGCGCCGGCGGCCGGCACCTCACTCGGCGGGCGGCAGGTGGTCGGCGCCGAGCAGATAGGAGCCGAGCTCGATGACCGCGCCATCCGGCACGGGCGAGAACTCCGTCGAGGTCACGATCGTGCGACGACGGTTCGCGACGACCGCGACCCCGTTCGTCGAATTGAGGTCCAGCACGAACAGTCCGCCGTCGTAGGGCAGCACGATCGCGTGATTCTTCGACACCGTCTTTCCGGCATCCTCGACCGTCACGAGCTTCGCGCCCGGGAAGCCGTCCACCTCGAAAGGCTTGCGACCCACGACGATCGCGCCGTCGACGCTCACCCGATCGCCGTCGGCGAGCAGCAGCACCCAGCCGGCCGACACGTGGCGCGGCGGCCCACCCGGGAAGAACACCGGTTCGGAGGGGTCGCGCGGCGGGATCCCGCGGCCGACGAGCTTCGTGCGGGTGTCGATCAGGCCCGGCTCGAGGTCGCCGCCCTGCAGCCACGGCGGACGCAGCACCGGCTGATCAGGCGGGAAGTACCCGGGCGGACGCTCATCCATGCCTGAATCATTTCCGGGCGAGGCGACCGCGTCAAGCGTCGTGGCCGTCTGCCGTCGACTCGCGTGGCGAAATCCTCATCTTGACGAGACTCGCCACCACGGCGACCGTCATCGCGACCACGATCACGCCCAACGACACCCAGGTGGAGATCTCCGGCGCCCACTCGACGCCGTGCCCGCCGTTGATGAACGGCAGCTCGTTCTCGTGCAGGGCGTGCAGCACGAGCTTCACGCCGATGAAGGCCAGGATGAACGCGATCCCGTACTTGAGGTAGACGAGCTTCTCGACCAGATCGCCCAGCAGGAAGTACAGCTGGCGAAGGCCCATGAGCGCGAAGACGTTGGCGGTGAACACGATGAACGGGCTGCGGGTGATGCCGAAGATCGCCGGGATCGAGTCGAGCGCGAACACCAGATCGGTCGTGCCGAGCGCCACGAACACCATGAGCACCGGGGTGAACACCTTGCGGCCGTCGATCACGGTGCGCACCTTCGAGCCGTCGAAGGTGTCGGTGATGGCGACGCGCTTGCGGAACCAGCCGAGCAGGCGGCTCTCGCGCTCCACCTCGTCCTCATGCCCCGTCCGCACCTGCTGGATGGCGGTGTACACGAGGAACGCGCCGAAGATGTAGAACACCCAGCTGAAGTTCTCGATGAGCGCAGCGCCCAGCAGGATGAAGATGCCGCGGAACACGAGCGCCAGGATGATGCCCACCATGAGGATCTCCTGCTGGTAGCGGCGCGGCACCTGGAATCGGGCCATGATCAGCAGGAACACGAACAGGTTGTCGATCGACAGGCTGTACTCGGTGAGCCAGCCCGCCACGAACTGGCCCGCGTGCTCGGCGTCGCCGAGCCACAGCATGAGGCCCGCGAAGACGAGGGCGAGCGCCACGTAGAAGCCGATCCACAGCGCCGACTCCCGGGTGGACGGGACGTGCGGGCGCCGGTAGGCGAGGATCAGGTCGAAGGCGAGGATGAGGCCCAGAACGACGTAGGTGCCGATCTCGAACCAGAGCGGGAGTGCCAGCAAGGGGATCCTTTCGGGGATGGATGTTCCTCGAACGTCTCTCCCGCGCGGATCCTGCACCGTCCAACGGTGCGGATGCCGCGGTCGCGACCGGGGCTGCGGCATCGGAGCCCGTGATGACGGTCGCGACGAGGTGGGATACTCCCCTTCGCGCGGTTAGTCTAGCGGGACGACCCGAGCCAGGAGCACCTCATGACCGAGCCGCAGACCCCGACCCCGATCGAGACCCGCCAGTACAAGCCGCAGACCCCGTGGGTGAGCGCGGTGGGCTACTTCATCTTCTTCAGCCGCTGGCTGCAGGCGCCGCTCTACCTCGGCCTCATCGTCGCCCAGGCGATCTACGTCGTGGTGTTCATGACGGAGCTGTGGCACCTCGGCGAGAAGGTCGTGGGCTCGTTCCTGCACCCCGGCGACGGGCATTACGCGCTCGAGGAGTCGGACGTGATGCTGGCCGTGCTCGGCCTCATCGACGTCGTCATGATCGCGAACCTGCTCATCATGGTGATCATCGGCGGCTACGAGACCTTCGTCTCGCGCATCAAGGTCGACGGCCACCCCGACCAGCCCGAGTGGCTCAGCCACGTGAACGCCAACGTGCTCAAGG
The Protaetiibacter larvae DNA segment above includes these coding regions:
- a CDS encoding FHA domain-containing protein, translating into MTHRYAAASSGWLAFITPARQLFVDAALGAEAIDRLWVRVRDERGPSGVLENLAAGGLFATPSFAFVEAADGGVNVIVRGDAVVRVGAEQVSGSGATTWIERRLPGGVIAVALPGAGAAELPLEAGVVRASAFATGATAEAIVSPAPLPPAPAQPQPIAAPPVVDAPVVDAPVVELPEATAIPEATAIPEATAVPEATAITEVTVPPAAEIPAPPPPPPAPVETPAESAADGGYDYLFGETMYRSVQDAAVRPAEDADEETAAPAGSADDEGDHDGSTVLVSSLGRRRGDRAARAAAAPPPPPPPSVVVVLPNGTREVLDQALVIGRSPSVSGVPAGQLPRLVTVTGGDQDISRSHVRIALEGGTAVVTDLHSRNGTSLVLPTGETQRLRAGEPVPVIVGTSVDLGGGVVLRVEEV
- a CDS encoding FHA domain-containing protein, with the protein product MDERPPGYFPPDQPVLRPPWLQGGDLEPGLIDTRTKLVGRGIPPRDPSEPVFFPGGPPRHVSAGWVLLLADGDRVSVDGAIVVGRKPFEVDGFPGAKLVTVEDAGKTVSKNHAIVLPYDGGLFVLDLNSTNGVAVVANRRRTIVTSTEFSPVPDGAVIELGSYLLGADHLPPAE
- a CDS encoding TIGR00645 family protein, with the translated sequence MTEPQTPTPIETRQYKPQTPWVSAVGYFIFFSRWLQAPLYLGLIVAQAIYVVVFMTELWHLGEKVVGSFLHPGDGHYALEESDVMLAVLGLIDVVMIANLLIMVIIGGYETFVSRIKVDGHPDQPEWLSHVNANVLKVKLAMAIIGISSIHLLKTFIEVGDLGSPRGESETGAVYTGEGVFWQVMIHLTFIVSAVALALIDRWSVKAHIAKAIAEQPLEPALPSAAH
- a CDS encoding TerC family protein; protein product: MALPLWFEIGTYVVLGLILAFDLILAYRRPHVPSTRESALWIGFYVALALVFAGLMLWLGDAEHAGQFVAGWLTEYSLSIDNLFVFLLIMARFQVPRRYQQEILMVGIILALVFRGIFILLGAALIENFSWVFYIFGAFLVYTAIQQVRTGHEDEVERESRLLGWFRKRVAITDTFDGSKVRTVIDGRKVFTPVLMVFVALGTTDLVFALDSIPAIFGITRSPFIVFTANVFALMGLRQLYFLLGDLVEKLVYLKYGIAFILAFIGVKLVLHALHENELPFINGGHGVEWAPEISTWVSLGVIVVAMTVAVVASLVKMRISPRESTADGHDA
- a CDS encoding PP2C family protein-serine/threonine phosphatase, coding for MSVESREEFAIGDVVVQLRHAGHSDVGSVRAANEDSFLAAAPFWVVADGMGGHAHGDLASRAAVSAFAEARTGSPATARAVLEAIRAANAAVTALRDDALSGTTLTGVALVDIEGAGPHWMAFNVGDSRTYSWDGRQLEQQSVDHSAVQELIDAGLILPVDAVTHPQRNVVTRALGADAEVEPDIWLLPVRGRQSFLLCSDGLTKELDDDEIARIIVFHDQQAAREPDGPTLAERLVGAAIAAGGRDNVTVVVVESELTGETPDPEETIDRDRRLLEDTMPRA